A genomic region of Eucalyptus grandis isolate ANBG69807.140 chromosome 5, ASM1654582v1, whole genome shotgun sequence contains the following coding sequences:
- the LOC104447540 gene encoding MDIS1-interacting receptor like kinase 2: MVGLRSHLLLSFLLLLSCSAEARVSSEAEALLAWKSTVENQTALQSWTANGMMGSPCRWFGVSCDAEGGITKIHLPRASLGGNLTGFEFSAFDSLVSLNLSQCNLSGPIPPQIGSLSKLTHLNLSRNILSGRLPPTLSNLTRLSLLYLGNNMISGELDPRLFSNLTELQFLELQNNNFTGKIPSEIGLLTNLVELAINNNRLNGSIPYEIGNLKHLDAISLYGNHLTGPIPASIGNLTHLTMFYLHQNHLSGPIPHDIVKCTKLVKIFLYDNDLSGSVPPGLANFSFLETLHLSENNLSGPLPQVCRESPLVVFTAAFNSFTCTMPGSLRNCTTLVRVRLESNFLSGYLDRDFGVYPKLNYLDLSNNKLKGVLSPYWGSCLKLTLLKVAGNEIGGTIPNELSKLSVLEVLDLSSNHITGLIPGHLGNLSSLYQLNLGENRLSGSIPSQLGHLSRLKDLDLSSNELGGPMPEQLWKCSKLWNLVLAMNNLNGSISPQVGNLALQGTLNLSHNRLAGNIPPQIAKLAVEYLDLSHNVLSGKVPPSFALMTSLTSVDFSYNELEGPIPDSKFFLLSAPTAFSNNKNMCGPVQGFQPCNAKLSGSAVRKKSHKLWIILGVSSSVVLLLIVVLLRKSMLSRQRTKCASVRIAGLNSRNVFSVLNYDGKVVYEDIVKATEGFDDKYCIGEGGSGRVYRALLPMGHALAVKKIKSSEGDEIEQITASFINEIRLLTAIRHRNIVKFYGFCSSGPHKFLVYDLIERGSLASTLNNGGEAAQLDWRRRAEIVRDIARALCYMHNDCTPPVIHRDISSRNILLNTEYKAFLSDFGISRILKPNSSNWTAVAGTYGYVAPGNSPCASFSLQDYITISISDKSVYLKRKLVIRKIAIRQWISRGLMPELAYTMSLTEKCDVYSFGVLALEVIIGKHPAELGISLNSLQSEQSVELEDLLDARLPPPADRITVNEVKAIVKQARSCIDVDPNRRPTMREVSQSHRSTSILCPSVYDPVRSALVRLIGRQWAATPTVLATFAALALMHELMLYHIGRKEPAWVIGRFFLLHGVAVAAKVTAKKALRSTRWQRLLTEVSRVLMAGFVAATGFRLFLPPLLQRSVVAKAGRETIVVV; this comes from the exons ATGGTGGGACTTAGGTCACACCTCTTGCTTTCGTTTCTGCTGCTATTATCTTGCAGTGCTGAAGCAAGAGTTAGTTCAGAAGCAGAGGCGCTCCTCGCATGGAAGTCGACTGTCGAGAACCAAACCGCGCTTCAATCGTGGACGGCCAACGGGATGATGGGCAGCCCTTGCAGATGGTTCGGCGTCTCTTGCGATGCGGAGGGCGGCATCACGAAGATACATCTCCCGCGCGCGAGCCTAGGGGGAAACCTCACTGGCTTTGAGTTCTCGGCTTTTGACAGCCTGGTGTCCCTCAATCTCAGCCAATGCAACCTCTCGGGGCCTATCCCGCCTCAAATCGGCTCACTCTCGAAGCTGACGCACCTGAACCTCTCCAGGAACATTCTCTCTGGTCGTCTCCCGCCCACACTTTCGAACCTCACTCGTCTCTCCTTGCTTTATCTCGGCAACAACATGATAAGCGGCGAGCTGGATCCGCGCTTGTTTTCCAACTTGACTGAACTCCAGTTCTTGGAACTCCAAAACAACAATTTCACTGGGAAAATCCCCTCGGAGATCGGCCTCCTGACGAATCTCGTAGAGCTAGCTATCAATAACAACCGTCTGAATGGCTCGATCCCATATGAAATCGGAAACCTGAAGCATTTAGATGCTATATCTTTATACGGGAATCATCTCACCGGTCCGATCCCTGCATCCATCGGCAATCTTACTCACTTGACGATGTTTTACTTGCATCAGAACCATCTCTCAGGACCTATTCCTCATGATATTGTCAAGTGTACCAAGCTAGTCAAAATATTTCTGTATGACAACGATCTCTCGGGTTCAGTACCTCCAGGACTCGCCAACTTTTCATTCCTAGAGACGCTTCATCTCAGTGAAAACAATCTCTCCGGTCCCTTACCGCAAGTCTGCCGAGAGTCTCCTCTCGTAGTATTCACAGCTGCCTTCAACAGCTTCACATGTACAATGCCTGGAAGCTTGAGGAACTGCACAACTCTCGTGCGAGTCCGTCTCGAGAGCAACTTCCTTTCGGGGTATCTAGACCGAGACTTCGGCGTCTATCCAAAGCTCAATTATCTTGACTTGAGCAACAATAAGTTGAAGGGGGTCCTGTCCCCGTACTGGGGTTCATGCCTAAAGCTGACACTGCTGAAAGTTGCTGGAAATGAGATTGGCGGCACGATTCCGAACGAGCTCAGCAAATTAAGTGTCCTGGAAGTGCTCGATTTGTCATCTAACCATATCACCGGATTGATACCCGGACATTTAGGAAACTTGTCCTCTCTCTATCAGCTGAATTTAGGAGAGAACAGGCTTTCAGGTTCGATTCCGTCTCAACTCGGGCATCTGTCACGTCTCAAGGACCTTGACCTCTCATCGAACGAGCTGGGAGGCCCGATGCCAGAACAACTCTGGAAATGCTCAAAGCTGTGGAACCTGGTCCTGGCGATGAACAATCTCAACGGGTCTATATCACCTCAAGTCGGAAACCTAGCTTTGCAAGGTACCCTGAACTTGAGCCATAACCGCCTTGCTGGCAATATACCTCCGCAGATTGCAAAGTTGGCCGTGGAGTATCTAGATCTCTCTCACAATGTGCTCTCCGGCAAAGTCCCTCCTTCCTTTGCCCTGATGACCAGTTTAACATCGGTCGATTTCTCATACAATGAACTGGAAGGTCCGATTCCAGACAGCAAATTCTTCCTCCTCTCCGCCCCAACTGCATTCAGCAACAACAAGAACATGTGCGGTCCGGTCCAAGGTTTCCAACCATGCAATGCTAAATTGTCAGGAAGCGCAGTTCGCAAGAAAAGCCACAAATTGTGGATTATATTAGGCGTTTCTTCGTCAGTCGTTTTACTCCTAATTGTGGTATTGCTCAGAAAATCCATGCTATCCCGCCAAAGAACAAAATGCGCAAGTGTGAGAATTGCTGGGCTAAACAGCAGAAATGTTTTCTCCGTGCTGAACTATGATGGGAAAGTCGTCTACGAGGACATCGTCAAAGCCACGGAGGGTTTCGATGACAAGTATTGCATCGGTGAGGGCGGAAGCGGAAGAGTCTACAGAGCTCTGCTTCCTATGGGACATGCGTTAGCCGTAAAGAAGATCAAGTCCTCGGAAGGTGATGAAATAGAGCAGATCACAGCAAGCTTCATCAATGAGATCAGGTTGTTGACAGCGATACGACATCGAAACATTGTCAAGTTCTATGGATTCTGCTCTAGCGGGCCTCATAAATTCCTCGTGTACGACCTGATTGAGAGGGGAAGCCTAGCGAGCACCCTGAACAATGGCGGTGAAGCAGCACAGCTCGACTGGAGGAGGCGAGCAGAGATCGTGAGGGACATAGCACGGGCCCTGTGTTACATGCACAATGATTGCACACCGCCTGTAATTCATCGAGACATATCAAGCCGAAACATCCTGTTGAACACAGAATATAAAGCTTTTCTTTCTGATTTCGGCATCTCTAGGATTTTGAAGCCTAATTCGAGCAACTGGACGGCTGTGGCAGGCACGTACGGTTATGTCGCTCCAGGTAACTCTCCTTGCGCCTCTTTCTCT CTTCAGGACTATATTACTATCAGCATATCAGATAAATCAGTATACTTGAAAAGGAAGCTAGTTATTCGCAAAATTGCTATTCGACAATGGATTTCTCGTGGCTTGATGCCAGAGCTCGCGTACACAATGAGCCTGACTGAAAAATGCGATGTTTATAGCTTCGGTGTCCTGGCGCTCGAAGTGATAATCGGAAAACACCCAGCGGAGCTCGGCATATCTCTGAATTCCCTGCAATCCGAGCAAAGCGTGGAGCTAGAAGATCTGTTAGATGCACGTCTTCCACCTCCGGCAGATCGAATCACCGTGAACGAAGTGAAAGCAATAGTGAAGCAAGCACGTTCATGTATAGATGTTGATCCGAATCGTAGGCCAACCATGAGAGAAGTGTCGCAG AGCCACCGTTCGACGAGCATCCTGTGCCCGAGCGTGTACGACCCCGTGCGATCAGCCTTGGTCCGCCTCATCGGGAGGCAATGGGCTGCAACACCTACAGTGCTCGCCACGTTCGCGGCGTTGGCCCTCATGCACGAGCTGATGCTCTACCACATCGGAAGGAAGGAGCCCGCGTGGGTGATCGGGCGGTTCTTCCTCCTCCACGGGGTCGCTGTGGCAGCAAAGGTCACAGCAAAGAAGGCGCTGCGCAGCACAAGGTGGCAGCGGCTGCTGACAGAGGTGTCGAGGGTGTTGATGGCGGGGTTCGTGGCGGCGACGGGGTTTCGGCTGTTCCTGCCGCCACTCCTGCAGCGCAGCGTGGTGGCGAAGGCAGGGAGGGAGACCATAGTGGTTGTTTAG